Proteins from one Cryptomeria japonica chromosome 4, Sugi_1.0, whole genome shotgun sequence genomic window:
- the LOC131032919 gene encoding transcription factor DIVARICATA-like, which yields MASNQGSSSGRNVASNWTAQQNKLFEKAIAVYDKDTPDRWQNVAAMVDGKSREEVKRHYEVLIEDLNCIEADNVPFPKYKSSASNKGEGSGGIWEKKRTGISKNSFLLWAEQIRVAEGGRVIFFFEREGGGGSHGGGLPAGAATAEPTGRDPQRHPRPPLWGAARSPDNAVAMGRRP from the exons ATGGCCAGTAATCAAGGTTCTTCGTCTGGGAGAAATGTTGCATCTAACTGGACAGCCCAGCAAAATAAATTGTTTGAAAAGGCCATAGCTGTTTATGACAAAGACACTCCTGACCGTTGGCAAAATGTGGCTGCCATGGTTGATGGAAAATCTCGAGAGGAAGTCAAAAGGCATTATGAGGTTTTAATAGAGGATTTAAATTGCATTGAGGCAGACAATGTGCCTTTCCCTAAGTACAAATCTTCAGCTTCTAACAAAGGAGAGGGCTCAGGAGGCATTTGGGAGAAAAAGAGAACAGGCATATCTAAAAACTCGTTTCTTTTAT GGGCCGAACAAATCAGGGTGGCGGAGGGCGGCCGagttatttttttttttgagaggGAGGGAGGCGGCGGCAGCCATGGAGGGGGGCTCCCCGCAGGGGCGGCCACTGCCGAGCCTACGGGTCGTGACCCACAAAGGCACCCTAGGCCGCCACTGTGGGGCGCGGCCCGCAGCCCCGACAACGCCGTCGCTATGGGGCGTCGCCCATAG